Proteins from one Pseudobythopirellula maris genomic window:
- a CDS encoding cation diffusion facilitator family transporter produces MAHSHDHGGDDYGRAFAIGVALNVAYVLVEAGYGLASGSLALLSDAGHNLSDVFGLLLAWGGHALAKIPPSSRRTYGWRGASVLAALLNALLLLAAIGAICWEAVRRFSEPAALGGTTIVVVAAVGVVINTITALLFVAGRKHDLNLRGAFLHMAADAAVSVGVVLAGLGIYATGWHWIDPTTSLVIAAVIFWSTWGLLKESANLAIQGAPEGIDIDEVRRFLNELDGVTAVHDLHVWAMSTREAALTVHLVKPQVENDDPLLEHARRGLHERFGIDHTTIQIERGEACRQSPDDTI; encoded by the coding sequence ATGGCCCACTCCCACGACCACGGCGGCGACGACTACGGCCGCGCGTTCGCCATCGGCGTGGCGCTCAACGTGGCCTACGTGCTGGTCGAGGCGGGCTACGGGCTGGCGAGCGGCTCGCTCGCGCTGTTGTCGGACGCGGGGCACAACCTCAGCGACGTGTTCGGGCTGCTCTTGGCGTGGGGGGGCCACGCGCTGGCGAAGATCCCCCCCAGCAGCCGCCGGACCTACGGCTGGCGGGGGGCGTCGGTGCTCGCCGCCCTGCTCAACGCGCTGTTGCTGCTGGCCGCCATCGGGGCGATCTGCTGGGAGGCGGTCCGGCGGTTCAGCGAGCCGGCGGCCTTGGGCGGGACGACGATCGTCGTCGTGGCGGCCGTCGGCGTGGTGATCAACACCATCACCGCGCTGCTGTTCGTCGCCGGCAGGAAGCACGACCTGAACCTGCGCGGCGCGTTCCTCCACATGGCGGCCGACGCGGCGGTGTCGGTCGGCGTGGTGCTGGCCGGGCTGGGGATCTACGCCACGGGCTGGCACTGGATCGACCCGACCACCAGCCTGGTGATCGCGGCGGTGATCTTCTGGAGCACGTGGGGCCTGCTCAAGGAGTCGGCCAACCTGGCGATCCAGGGCGCCCCGGAAGGGATCGACATCGACGAAGTGCGGCGGTTCTTAAACGAACTCGACGGCGTCACCGCGGTCCACGACCTGCACGTGTGGGCGATGAGCACCCGCGAGGCGGCGCTCACCGTCCACCTGGTGAAGCCCCAGGTAGAGAACGACGACCCGCTGCTCGAGCACGCCCGCCGGGGGCTGCACGAGCGGTTCGGGATCGATCACACGACGATCCAAATCGAGCGCGGCGAGGCGTGCCGGCAGTCGCCGGACGACACGATTTAG
- a CDS encoding cryptochrome/photolyase family protein, with protein sequence MSKPPSQHVRRLVVVLGDQLNADSAALDDLSPERDVVWMAEVAAESTHAWSHKARIAIFLSAMRHFRDALESAGMRVDYRRLDDPDNRGSLDEELAGAIERLAPERVVVVQPGEWRVEQMLRRVVDESAARLSVLEDRHFLSTPAEFARHAEGRKQLRMEYFYREMRRKHGVLMAAGGSDDGVEDRSDDRPEGGAWNYDQENRKKLPKAGLTDLPAPPSFAPDKLTREVLELVEERFADHPGELDTFDWPVTPADARRALDDFIEHRLPLFGDYQDAMQSGEPFLYHALVSAAMNLKLLDPRTAIRAAERAYRDGAAPLNAVEGFIRQILGWREYVRGVYWLHMPGYLDRNELGATGELPRFYWTAETEMNCLREAIGQTLQHGYAHHIQRLMVTGLYCLLRGVDPKRVHEWYLAVYVDAVEWVELPNTLGMSQYADGGVMASKPYIASGAYVNRMSDYCRGCRYRPDQATGDDACPLTTLYWDFLDRHRKQLAGVPRMRMQLKNLERKSEDELEEIRALAERRRRE encoded by the coding sequence GTGTCGAAGCCGCCTAGCCAACACGTCCGTCGGCTCGTCGTCGTGCTCGGCGACCAGCTCAACGCCGACTCGGCCGCGCTGGACGATCTCTCGCCCGAGCGCGACGTCGTTTGGATGGCCGAGGTCGCCGCCGAGTCGACCCACGCGTGGAGCCACAAGGCGCGGATCGCCATCTTCCTCAGCGCGATGCGGCACTTCCGCGACGCCCTCGAGTCGGCGGGCATGCGGGTCGATTACCGCCGGCTCGACGATCCCGACAACCGCGGCTCGCTCGACGAGGAGCTCGCCGGGGCGATCGAGCGGCTCGCGCCCGAGCGGGTCGTGGTCGTTCAGCCGGGCGAGTGGCGCGTCGAGCAGATGCTCCGCCGGGTGGTCGACGAATCGGCGGCGAGACTTTCAGTGCTCGAGGATCGGCATTTCCTGTCGACGCCCGCGGAGTTTGCCCGCCACGCCGAGGGGCGCAAGCAACTCCGTATGGAGTACTTCTACCGCGAGATGCGCCGCAAGCACGGCGTGCTGATGGCCGCCGGCGGGTCGGACGATGGCGTCGAAGACAGATCCGACGACCGGCCCGAGGGGGGCGCGTGGAACTACGACCAAGAGAACCGCAAGAAGCTGCCCAAAGCGGGGCTCACCGACCTGCCGGCGCCGCCGAGTTTCGCGCCCGACAAGTTGACCCGCGAGGTGCTCGAGCTCGTCGAGGAGCGGTTCGCCGACCACCCGGGCGAGCTCGACACCTTCGACTGGCCGGTCACGCCCGCCGACGCCCGCCGGGCGCTCGATGATTTTATCGAGCACCGGCTGCCGCTGTTCGGCGACTACCAAGACGCCATGCAGTCGGGCGAGCCGTTTCTCTACCACGCGCTCGTCTCGGCCGCGATGAACCTCAAGCTGCTCGACCCCCGCACCGCGATCCGGGCGGCCGAGCGGGCGTACCGCGACGGCGCCGCGCCGCTCAACGCCGTCGAGGGGTTCATCCGTCAGATCTTGGGCTGGCGCGAGTACGTGCGCGGCGTCTACTGGCTCCACATGCCGGGGTACCTCGACCGCAACGAGCTCGGCGCCACCGGCGAACTGCCCCGGTTCTACTGGACCGCCGAGACCGAGATGAATTGCCTCCGCGAGGCGATCGGCCAGACCTTGCAGCACGGCTACGCCCACCACATCCAGCGGCTGATGGTGACGGGTCTCTACTGCCTGCTGCGGGGCGTCGACCCGAAGCGGGTCCACGAGTGGTACCTGGCCGTCTACGTCGACGCCGTCGAGTGGGTCGAGCTGCCGAACACGCTCGGCATGTCGCAGTACGCCGACGGCGGCGTGATGGCGAGCAAGCCGTACATCGCCTCGGGCGCTTACGTGAACCGGATGAGCGACTACTGCCGCGGCTGCCGCTACCGCCCCGACCAAGCGACCGGCGACGACGCCTGCCCGCTCACCACGCTCTACTGGGACTTCCTCGACCGCCACCGCAAGCAGCTCGCCGGCGTGCCGCGGATGCGGATGCAACTGAAGAACCTCGAACGCAAATCGGAGGACGAGCTCGAAGAGATCCGCGCGCTCGCCGAGCGCCGGCGGCGCGAGTAG
- a CDS encoding DUF1559 domain-containing protein, producing MSHRTTDRAPRRPQGFTLVELLVVIAIIGVLVALLLPAVQAARESARRAECTNNLKQMGLAVQTHHDTYGYFPEGRNALGPMGVAWSYRLLPYMELQNIYDAYDDNYRVDAEENAVAMRTPIGVYTCPSRRPASADRNFDNDDAEPLVEGVAVAGDYAANAGFEEDTNMEDSEFFEGKLDHTQVGPIFSGSRIKGRQVTDGLSKTLAIGERHIPPLDADDGRLGHFKQGDTCFLAADNIMAILRGTEDGLAVTPWDDDNDMFGSLHPGVAQFVFLDGHTQTLSTNNSARAIGLNPNGAEDIGDGGVFPEEWSWLGAMSTIAGGEVVQD from the coding sequence ATGTCCCACCGCACAACAGATCGCGCTCCCCGTCGCCCGCAAGGTTTCACGCTCGTCGAATTGCTCGTGGTGATCGCCATTATCGGCGTGCTGGTAGCGCTGCTCTTGCCGGCGGTGCAGGCCGCCCGCGAGTCGGCCCGGCGGGCCGAGTGCACGAACAACCTCAAGCAGATGGGCCTCGCGGTTCAGACGCACCACGACACCTACGGCTACTTCCCCGAGGGACGCAACGCGCTCGGCCCGATGGGCGTGGCGTGGTCGTACCGCCTGCTGCCCTACATGGAGCTGCAGAACATCTACGACGCCTACGACGACAACTACCGCGTCGACGCCGAGGAGAACGCCGTGGCGATGCGCACGCCGATCGGGGTCTACACCTGCCCGAGCCGCCGGCCCGCCTCGGCCGACCGGAACTTCGACAACGACGACGCCGAGCCATTGGTCGAGGGCGTCGCCGTGGCGGGCGACTACGCCGCCAACGCCGGCTTCGAGGAGGACACCAACATGGAGGACTCCGAGTTCTTCGAGGGCAAGCTCGACCACACCCAGGTCGGGCCGATCTTCAGCGGCTCGCGGATCAAAGGGCGTCAGGTCACCGACGGCCTTTCGAAGACCCTGGCGATCGGCGAGCGGCACATTCCGCCGCTCGACGCCGACGACGGACGGCTGGGCCATTTCAAGCAAGGCGACACCTGCTTCCTGGCGGCCGACAACATCATGGCGATCCTCCGCGGCACCGAGGACGGCCTGGCCGTCACGCCGTGGGACGACGACAACGACATGTTCGGCAGCCTCCACCCGGGCGTGGCTCAGTTTGTCTTCCTCGACGGCCACACCCAAACGCTCTCGACCAACAACTCCGCCCGAGCGATCGGCCTGAACCCGAACGGCGCCGAAGACATCGGCGACGGCGGCGTTTTCCCGGAGGAGTGGTCCTGGCTCGGCGCCATGAGCACGATCGCCGGCGGCGAGGTCGTGCAGGACTGA
- a CDS encoding calcium/sodium antiporter yields the protein MTTAFAALAGGLVLLVGGGELLVRGASRLALAARLSPLLVGLTVVAYGTSAPELVVSVAASLKGQADLSLGNVVGSNILNVLLILGLSALVCPLAVKEQIVRRDAPIMIVVSILVLAMAWDGRLSRLEGGLLLLGLVVYTLSAFRSGRVESDASDHAQPAGLSTLASHGFLLIVGLALLVGGCELFVRGAVALAGVWGVPQVVIGLTIVAAGTSLPELATSVIAAVRGERDIAVGNVVGSNLFNLLGVQGAACVVSRDGVNVPAGVLRGDLPIMVAAAVVCLPIFFTGRVIARWEGALMAALYAAYTTHLVLAATHEQIGRGFAAVMLAYVLPMVVLGLAVSLWRAPRSERA from the coding sequence ATGACGACCGCTTTCGCGGCTTTGGCTGGCGGCTTGGTCTTGTTGGTCGGCGGCGGCGAGCTGCTCGTTCGCGGCGCGTCGCGGCTGGCGCTGGCGGCGCGGCTCTCGCCGTTGTTGGTCGGGTTGACGGTCGTCGCCTACGGCACCAGCGCGCCGGAGCTCGTGGTCTCGGTCGCCGCGTCGCTCAAGGGCCAAGCCGACCTGTCGCTCGGCAACGTCGTAGGGAGCAACATCCTCAACGTGCTCTTGATCCTCGGCCTCTCGGCGCTCGTCTGCCCGCTGGCCGTCAAGGAGCAGATCGTCCGCAGAGACGCGCCGATCATGATCGTCGTGTCGATCTTGGTGCTCGCCATGGCGTGGGACGGGCGGCTGTCGCGGCTCGAAGGCGGGCTGCTCCTCCTCGGGCTCGTCGTCTACACGCTCTCGGCGTTCCGTTCGGGTCGTGTGGAGTCTGATGCGAGTGACCACGCACAACCAGCGGGCCTAAGCACGCTTGCATCACACGGCTTCCTGCTCATCGTCGGCCTTGCGCTGCTGGTCGGCGGGTGCGAGCTGTTCGTCCGCGGGGCGGTCGCTTTGGCCGGCGTGTGGGGCGTTCCGCAGGTCGTCATCGGGCTGACGATCGTCGCCGCGGGCACCTCGCTGCCCGAGTTGGCGACGTCGGTCATCGCCGCCGTGCGCGGCGAGCGCGACATCGCCGTGGGCAACGTGGTCGGCAGCAACCTCTTCAACCTGCTCGGCGTGCAGGGCGCCGCTTGCGTGGTCTCACGCGACGGGGTCAACGTGCCCGCGGGGGTCCTGCGGGGCGACCTGCCGATCATGGTCGCCGCGGCCGTGGTCTGCCTGCCGATCTTCTTCACCGGCCGGGTTATCGCCCGCTGGGAGGGCGCCCTGATGGCGGCGCTCTACGCCGCCTACACCACGCACTTGGTGCTCGCCGCCACCCACGAGCAGATCGGCCGCGGCTTCGCGGCGGTCATGTTGGCTTACGTGCTGCCAATGGTCGTGCTCGGTCTGGCGGTCTCGCTGTGGCGCGCCCCACGCTCAGAGCGAGCCTAA
- a CDS encoding permease — protein MNDFLTSLWTILLELAPWLLLGAAVAGLLHRLLPAGLLGRQLSGRGGVLKAVAFGVPLPLCSCGVIPVGLGLKRQGASDGAAVGFLISTPQTGVDSILVSASMLGWPFALFKVAAAAITGVLGGWIADSAANDPLAPTAEQDDGHSHAQPRTWRGAFDVAVDLVRSIWRWLVIGVLASAAITALLPDGALAGMADFGGPIVGPLAAMAAALVVSLPLYVCATASVPIAAALVAGGLPTGAALVFLMAGPATNVATIGAIYRTLGARSLGVYLTTIVAGSVLAGLGYELLIGPLVSDLAALHTHDHGAPWWAVASSVLLLAMIAWFAIEDLSRLLRSKQAPAASGAAATQTLVVEGMTCQNCVRHAERALSDDPEVGAAHVTLDPPRAVVTGAITAERAGELLAAAGYRATPE, from the coding sequence TTGAACGATTTCCTCACCAGCCTCTGGACCATCCTGCTCGAACTAGCCCCCTGGTTGCTGTTGGGAGCGGCCGTGGCGGGACTCCTGCACCGGTTGTTGCCCGCCGGGCTGCTGGGGCGCCAGCTCAGCGGCCGCGGCGGCGTGCTCAAGGCGGTCGCCTTCGGCGTGCCGCTGCCGCTCTGCTCGTGCGGCGTGATCCCGGTCGGCCTGGGACTCAAACGCCAAGGCGCCAGCGACGGCGCCGCGGTCGGGTTCCTGATCAGCACCCCTCAGACCGGCGTCGACTCGATCTTGGTGAGCGCGTCGATGCTCGGCTGGCCCTTCGCGTTGTTCAAGGTGGCCGCCGCCGCGATCACCGGCGTGCTGGGGGGCTGGATCGCCGACAGCGCCGCGAACGACCCGCTAGCGCCGACGGCGGAACAAGACGACGGCCACAGCCACGCCCAGCCGCGCACCTGGCGCGGCGCCTTCGACGTGGCGGTCGACCTCGTGCGATCGATCTGGCGTTGGCTCGTGATTGGCGTGCTCGCCTCGGCGGCGATCACCGCCTTGCTGCCCGACGGCGCGCTGGCCGGCATGGCCGACTTTGGCGGACCGATCGTCGGCCCACTGGCGGCGATGGCCGCCGCGCTCGTCGTCTCGCTGCCGCTCTACGTCTGCGCTACGGCCAGCGTGCCGATCGCCGCCGCGCTGGTGGCGGGCGGCCTGCCGACGGGCGCGGCGCTCGTCTTCCTGATGGCCGGCCCGGCGACCAACGTCGCCACGATCGGCGCGATCTACCGCACGCTCGGCGCCCGTTCACTTGGCGTTTACCTCACGACGATCGTCGCCGGCAGCGTGCTCGCCGGTCTGGGCTACGAGCTGCTGATCGGCCCGCTCGTGAGCGACCTCGCCGCGCTCCACACGCACGACCACGGCGCCCCGTGGTGGGCCGTGGCGAGCAGCGTGCTGCTACTCGCGATGATCGCGTGGTTCGCCATCGAAGACCTCAGCCGACTCCTGAGGAGCAAGCAAGCGCCCGCCGCCAGTGGCGCCGCAGCGACCCAAACGCTGGTGGTCGAGGGGATGACGTGCCAGAACTGCGTCCGCCACGCCGAGCGCGCCTTGAGCGACGACCCCGAGGTCGGCGCCGCCCACGTGACGCTCGACCCGCCGCGCGCGGTCGTCACCGGCGCCATCACCGCCGAGCGAGCCGGCGAGCTGCTCGCCGCCGCCGGTTACCGGGCGACCCCCGAGTGA
- a CDS encoding GDSL-type esterase/lipase family protein: MSPAEEAPPQTVQPLRVACVGASLTFGLGLERRREECYPALLQTLLGDGYHVRNFGYCGATASRDSAEPYIKTPSYTAAVRFEPHITVIMLGTNDAQFAHAAARTDTADGLRSLAEEFLAMPGADPHDGATVLLGTSSPVLPTVAEIDGEALAHVVRPTVARVASDLGLPLIDLCTPLADRTDDFPDGLHPNAAATRIIAETVHRALQGELRV, translated from the coding sequence ATGAGCCCCGCCGAAGAAGCGCCGCCGCAAACCGTACAGCCTCTGCGCGTCGCCTGCGTGGGTGCGAGCCTCACGTTCGGCCTCGGCCTGGAGCGTCGCCGTGAGGAGTGCTACCCCGCGCTGCTGCAAACGCTGCTGGGCGACGGCTACCACGTGCGCAACTTCGGCTACTGCGGCGCCACGGCGTCGCGCGACAGCGCCGAACCTTACATCAAAACGCCCAGCTACACCGCCGCGGTGCGGTTCGAGCCGCACATCACGGTGATCATGCTCGGCACGAACGACGCCCAGTTCGCCCACGCCGCCGCCCGCACCGACACGGCCGACGGGCTGCGGTCGCTGGCCGAGGAGTTCCTGGCGATGCCGGGCGCCGATCCTCACGATGGCGCCACGGTGCTCTTGGGAACGTCCTCGCCCGTGCTGCCGACGGTCGCCGAGATCGACGGCGAGGCGCTCGCCCACGTGGTGCGTCCGACCGTCGCGCGGGTGGCGAGCGATTTGGGGCTGCCGCTGATCGACCTCTGCACGCCGCTGGCCGACCGGACCGACGATTTCCCCGACGGCCTGCACCCCAACGCCGCGGCGACCCGAATTATCGCCGAAACGGTCCATCGGGCGCTCCAGGGGGAGCTGAGGGTCTAA
- a CDS encoding PulJ/GspJ family protein, translating into MHRYSEADCRSASHADLRLRTAPSRAPAPRGLSLVEMLVAMAITLLMMAAVATVFTNVSASVSRRQATIELSTQLRHVREVLQADLAGATCPAVPWQRPESNHGYLEIIEGPQNDAYPSVWLFDGTGDGAPDGMAAAGGDTPGIDMTVSSLPGSLRRFEETDYATGDTERPDEGPVGAIGSNFRDEAWRKANKTDGRGLGDADDVLMLTVRNETTPFVGAAPTFESYDPITGLEAVPFPGWGSQTIESTLAEVVWFAVENPPELDTAPTYYFGEPGYRTVYRRALLIAPWLDYGVKVAGESAGKGVVRVLRGSIPKNRADLAIASLIAFQDRFDLSVRIEWDPLLDGGAGRWKIVTNTLGDLTKRENRYEHHGYVFAGGLVGGERAFPFAVTSAGQYDASQAVTFLADPEFGLSTNDPGFVSLTAPRSLGIADLTLPRQVVGYEPDNYSANDADDRFTQSQYQYYYTHPTNSDRNRTVRPFVYLRNTTGAPATARAIVDEDGFVVRVVRGLAPLSGKRRGEDVMLTEATQFDLKAYDPGAPVYAVYGSGYSNSSPFSADAVIGPDAPLWAKAYLDDLTDTGLVGDSVLNSAATPSGSAPGSADRPWAYERSGEYVDLGYGSTFFDPDDSDSDESFTDHHNGANSQFVALPLPTQGGQPQEVAPVPVAPGVPRPRFFNSGEIRLPNYVVESATLPMRLAPGYSVYDTWSLHYENNGVNEDRDGFEPGPPEVFGLLTDLTNAIPLIDEGTNGLEDFGVYVNAVLGAKRFSADDPGERETQPPYDSALRGVQVSLGAYERDSRQIRAVKVVQTFVPE; encoded by the coding sequence GTGCATCGCTACTCCGAGGCCGACTGCCGGTCGGCTTCTCACGCCGATCTGCGCCTACGCACCGCGCCCAGCCGTGCGCCGGCCCCCCGTGGCTTGTCACTCGTCGAGATGCTGGTCGCGATGGCGATCACGCTGCTGATGATGGCGGCCGTGGCGACCGTGTTTACGAATGTCTCGGCGAGCGTTTCGCGCCGCCAGGCGACGATCGAGCTGAGCACGCAGCTCCGCCACGTCCGCGAGGTGCTGCAGGCCGACCTGGCGGGCGCGACCTGCCCGGCGGTCCCGTGGCAGCGGCCCGAGTCGAACCACGGTTACCTCGAGATCATTGAGGGCCCGCAGAACGACGCCTACCCGAGCGTGTGGCTGTTCGACGGCACGGGCGACGGCGCGCCAGACGGCATGGCGGCGGCCGGCGGCGACACGCCGGGGATCGACATGACGGTCTCGTCGCTGCCGGGCAGCCTGCGACGCTTCGAGGAGACCGACTACGCGACCGGCGATACCGAGCGGCCCGACGAAGGACCGGTTGGCGCTATCGGCTCGAATTTTCGCGACGAGGCGTGGAGAAAGGCGAACAAGACCGACGGCCGCGGCCTCGGCGACGCCGACGACGTGCTGATGCTCACGGTGCGGAACGAGACGACCCCGTTTGTCGGCGCCGCGCCGACTTTCGAATCGTATGACCCCATCACCGGGTTAGAGGCTGTCCCGTTCCCGGGATGGGGGTCGCAGACGATCGAGTCGACCTTGGCCGAGGTGGTGTGGTTTGCGGTCGAGAACCCCCCGGAACTCGACACGGCGCCGACGTACTACTTCGGCGAGCCGGGCTATCGGACGGTCTATCGACGGGCGTTGCTTATCGCGCCGTGGCTCGACTACGGCGTGAAGGTGGCGGGCGAATCGGCCGGCAAAGGAGTTGTGCGCGTGCTGCGTGGCAGCATCCCCAAGAACCGGGCCGATCTGGCGATCGCCTCGTTGATTGCGTTCCAGGACCGATTCGACCTTTCGGTCCGGATCGAGTGGGACCCGCTGCTCGACGGCGGCGCGGGCCGCTGGAAGATTGTCACCAACACGCTGGGCGACCTGACCAAGCGCGAGAACCGCTACGAGCACCACGGCTACGTGTTTGCGGGAGGGCTCGTCGGGGGCGAGAGGGCGTTCCCCTTCGCCGTGACATCGGCGGGCCAGTACGACGCCTCGCAGGCGGTCACGTTTCTCGCCGACCCCGAATTTGGCCTCTCGACGAACGACCCTGGGTTCGTGTCGCTGACCGCTCCCCGCTCGCTCGGCATCGCCGACTTGACGCTCCCACGGCAGGTCGTCGGCTACGAGCCCGACAATTACTCCGCCAACGACGCGGACGATCGGTTCACTCAGAGCCAGTATCAATACTATTACACGCACCCCACCAACAGCGATCGCAACCGCACGGTCCGGCCGTTCGTGTACCTGCGCAACACCACGGGCGCCCCGGCGACCGCCCGGGCGATTGTCGACGAGGACGGCTTCGTGGTGCGGGTGGTCCGTGGCCTGGCGCCGCTCTCCGGCAAGCGTCGCGGCGAGGACGTGATGCTCACCGAGGCGACGCAGTTCGACTTGAAGGCGTACGACCCAGGCGCTCCGGTCTACGCCGTTTACGGGAGCGGCTACAGCAACTCGTCGCCGTTTTCGGCCGACGCGGTGATCGGCCCCGACGCCCCGTTGTGGGCCAAGGCGTACCTGGACGACCTGACCGACACGGGCCTGGTGGGCGATAGCGTCCTGAATTCGGCCGCAACGCCGAGCGGCTCGGCCCCCGGCTCAGCGGACCGGCCTTGGGCTTACGAGCGGAGCGGCGAGTATGTCGACCTCGGCTACGGATCGACGTTTTTTGACCCCGATGACAGCGATAGTGACGAGTCGTTCACCGATCACCACAACGGCGCGAACAGTCAGTTCGTAGCGCTCCCGCTGCCCACCCAAGGGGGGCAGCCTCAGGAAGTCGCCCCCGTGCCAGTCGCGCCGGGCGTGCCGCGGCCGCGGTTTTTCAACAGCGGTGAGATCCGCCTGCCGAACTACGTTGTCGAATCGGCCACGCTGCCGATGCGGCTCGCTCCGGGCTACTCGGTCTACGACACTTGGTCGCTGCACTACGAGAACAACGGGGTGAACGAAGACCGTGATGGCTTCGAGCCGGGCCCCCCAGAGGTATTCGGCCTGCTGACGGATCTCACCAACGCCATCCCGTTGATCGATGAGGGGACGAACGGGCTGGAGGACTTCGGCGTGTACGTGAACGCCGTGCTCGGCGCCAAGCGATTCAGCGCCGACGACCCGGGCGAGCGGGAGACGCAGCCCCCTTACGACTCGGCGCTGCGGGGCGTGCAGGTCTCGCTCGGCGCGTACGAGCGCGACAGCCGGCAAATCCGCGCTGTGAAGGTCGTGCAGACCTTTGTTCCGGAGTGA
- a CDS encoding peptidylprolyl isomerase encodes MNFNARLTALAALASLLTLASDASAVIVRFDTVLGDIDVRLYQGATPQTTQNFINYADDGDWDGSFIHRSVPGFVIQGGGFSFSDQGGVSDVASDPAVMNEPGISNLRGTIAMAKVGGDPNSATSEWFFNLDDNSANLDFQNGGFTAFGRVLGDGMDVVDSIAALPRVNAGAPFDNLPVIDFEQPNVNLDELVVVNSVSVLNFADGDYDFDGDVDLNDRQVWLTSFGSTTLAEADGNGNGVVDAADFTIWRDSYNASSVSLSIPEPTGFVLTTAAVLLAGLRRPVSKSRRARRS; translated from the coding sequence ATGAATTTCAACGCAAGACTGACAGCCTTGGCGGCGCTCGCTTCCCTTCTCACTCTCGCTTCCGACGCCAGCGCGGTGATCGTGCGATTCGACACGGTGCTGGGCGACATCGACGTGCGGCTGTACCAAGGCGCCACGCCGCAGACGACCCAAAACTTCATCAACTACGCCGACGACGGCGACTGGGACGGGTCGTTCATCCACCGCAGCGTTCCGGGTTTTGTCATCCAGGGAGGAGGCTTTTCCTTCTCCGATCAGGGCGGTGTGTCTGACGTCGCCTCCGACCCCGCCGTGATGAACGAACCGGGCATCTCGAACCTGCGCGGCACGATCGCGATGGCCAAAGTCGGCGGCGACCCCAACAGCGCTACGAGCGAGTGGTTCTTCAACCTCGACGACAACAGCGCAAACCTTGATTTCCAGAACGGCGGCTTCACCGCGTTCGGGCGCGTGCTCGGTGATGGCATGGACGTTGTCGACTCGATCGCGGCGTTGCCCCGGGTCAACGCCGGCGCCCCCTTCGACAACCTGCCCGTGATCGACTTCGAGCAGCCCAACGTCAACCTCGATGAGCTCGTTGTGGTCAACTCGGTGAGCGTGCTGAACTTCGCCGATGGCGATTACGACTTCGACGGCGACGTTGACCTCAACGACCGCCAAGTCTGGCTGACCAGCTTCGGATCGACAACACTCGCCGAAGCCGACGGCAACGGCAACGGCGTGGTCGACGCGGCCGACTTCACAATCTGGCGCGACAGTTACAACGCGTCGAGCGTCTCGCTATCGATCCCCGAACCGACCGGCTTTGTGCTGACCACGGCGGCGGTGCTGCTGGCCGGCTTGCGTCGGCCCGTCAGTAAGAGCCGGAGGGCGCGCCGCTCGTAA
- a CDS encoding diacylglycerol/lipid kinase family protein codes for MIDSSESLPNGSPASPAGSPPIADAEVRDPQRRLAEPLGEGRRVLMLVNPMAGAARRRGLADVVASELAEHGYEVEKIGELAALHDAAMESHASGDLRCVLTVGGDGTFGAALNSTEPATPLAVLPRGTENLLAGYLGYGRSGDSVARLLKEGVAVRLDAGVANGRLFALLISAGFDAEVVRRVHAARRGHITRLAYAKPIFRALARYPYPKMRVTAVPPEGGPNGAAAEPQELARGSWLFASNLPRYASGLPITPHADGADGLADLCVLQRGQLMAGLWYLGNIVLGRHHRLESVETMRVAECLVEAEGAAPIPYQLDGDPGGFLPVRLAVVPGRMTMVVSRTIAERLGFALPDAALPEASGADRAAETS; via the coding sequence TTGATCGACTCCAGCGAATCACTGCCAAACGGGTCGCCAGCCTCACCGGCCGGCTCGCCCCCGATCGCCGATGCTGAGGTGCGGGACCCGCAGCGCCGCCTCGCCGAGCCACTTGGCGAAGGGCGTCGGGTGCTGATGTTGGTCAACCCGATGGCGGGCGCGGCTCGCCGGCGGGGGCTGGCCGATGTGGTCGCCTCGGAGCTTGCCGAGCATGGCTACGAGGTCGAGAAGATCGGCGAACTCGCCGCGTTGCACGACGCCGCGATGGAGTCGCATGCGAGCGGCGACCTGCGCTGCGTGCTGACGGTCGGCGGCGACGGCACCTTCGGCGCCGCGCTCAACAGCACCGAGCCCGCCACGCCGCTCGCCGTGTTGCCGCGCGGCACCGAGAACCTGCTGGCCGGATACCTCGGCTACGGCCGCAGCGGCGATTCGGTCGCACGGTTGCTGAAGGAGGGCGTCGCCGTGCGGCTCGACGCGGGCGTGGCGAACGGCCGGCTGTTTGCGCTGTTGATCAGTGCGGGGTTCGACGCCGAGGTCGTGCGGCGCGTCCACGCCGCCCGCCGCGGCCACATCACACGGCTGGCGTACGCCAAGCCGATCTTCCGCGCCTTGGCCCGATACCCTTACCCCAAGATGCGGGTCACAGCCGTCCCGCCCGAGGGCGGGCCCAACGGCGCCGCCGCGGAGCCGCAAGAGCTCGCCCGCGGCAGTTGGCTGTTCGCCTCGAACTTGCCGCGTTATGCTTCGGGCCTGCCGATCACGCCGCACGCCGACGGCGCCGACGGGCTGGCCGACCTGTGCGTCTTGCAACGCGGTCAGCTGATGGCGGGGCTTTGGTACCTCGGCAACATTGTGCTCGGCCGGCACCACCGGCTCGAGAGCGTCGAGACGATGCGTGTGGCCGAGTGCCTTGTCGAGGCCGAAGGGGCTGCGCCGATCCCGTACCAATTGGACGGCGACCCGGGCGGTTTCCTGCCGGTGCGACTCGCCGTCGTGCCGGGGCGGATGACGATGGTCGTTAGCCGCACGATCGCCGAGCGTCTCGGCTTCGCCCTGCCCGATGCCGCCCTGCCCGAAGCCTCCGGCGCCGATCGCGCGGCCGAAACTAGTTAA